A genome region from Arachis duranensis cultivar V14167 chromosome 6, aradu.V14167.gnm2.J7QH, whole genome shotgun sequence includes the following:
- the LOC107494225 gene encoding uncharacterized protein LOC107494225, with translation MKRQTSAVSPSSSRRENAPEKIHAKTIGCMSGILHLISRSNSRRQRRFLTFGNKKNPKNNSSSAVSSIAAVEISKEEKTSEVAAGRKSISPCEVPRSPTLPAEIRRSRATKPQSPTAESRSPALVARLMGLEEASEAAPSESVAEKRRQLLGALQRCDEDLKALKKIIEAVQLTDPLPSAEPEESKTAGEFDGKIKTVSEVKCTVVNGEQQQPSPVSVLDEFTRSPLSPSCHSGRHSFGRIQLQQKQQQLLKKPGEEEISSTYIYERMTSELVHKKVIEDEDHHSVMWSSKAMIKSVEEVCRDIAWGEKRELGRIGLALQDHICKDLIEEVVRELGCFYTLPFQACKRRLCF, from the exons ATGAAGAGGCAAACCAGCGCAGTGTCACCGTCGTCATCCCGGCGAGAAAACGCGCCGGAAAAAATCCACGCCAAGACCATCGGCTGCATGTCTGGCATTCTCCACCTCATCTCCCGCTCCAACAGCCGCCGCCAACGCCGCTTCCTCACCTTCG GAAACAAGAAGAATCCTAAGAATAATTCTTCTTCCGCCGTTTCCTCTATCGCCGCCGTAGAAATATCAAAAGAGGAGAAGACTTCCGAAGTTGCCGCCGGCCGAAAATCGATATCGCCGTGCGAGGTGCCGAGAAGCCCGACGTTACCCGCGGAGATTCGCCGGTCTCGTGCGACAAAGCCTCAATCGCCGACGGCGGAGAGTCGCTCGCCGGCTTTGGTGGCGAGGTTGATGGGACTGGAGGAAGCATCGGAAGCTGCGCCGTCGGAATCGGTGGCGGAGAAGAGGCGGCAGCTTCTCGGAGCGCTACAACGGTGTGATGAGGACTTGAAGGCGCTGAAGAAGATTATCGAGGCGGTTCAGTTGACGGATCCGCTGCCATCGGCTGAGCCGGAGGAATCTAAAACCGCCGGCGAGTTCGATGGTAAGATCAAAACGGTTTCGGAGGTGAAGTGTACGGTGGTTAACGGCGAGCAGCAGCAGCCGAGTCCAGTGTCCGTACTCGACGAGTTCACTCGTTCTCCACTCAGTCCGAGTTGCCATTCGGGAAGACATTCATTCG GGCGAATACAGCTGCAACAGAAGCAACAGCAGTTACTGAAGAAGCCTGGAGAGGAAGAAATCAGCAGCACATACATCTATGAAAGAATGACAAGTGAGTTGGTACATAAAAAAGTTATCGAAGATGAAGATCATCATTCAGTTATGTGGAGTAGCAAAGCCATGATAAAAAGTGTGGAGGAAGTGTGTAGGGACATTGCTTGGGGAGAAAAGCGAGAGCTTGGAAGAATAGGTTTGGCTTTGCAAGATCATATCTGCAAGGATTTGATTGAAGAGGTTGTTAGAGAATTAGGTTGCTTTTACACATTGCCTTTTCAGGCCTGTAAGAGAAGACTATGCTTCTAA